The genomic window ATGCGAGTGCCAGACGGGAGGAGCAGCTCATGGTGTCGGAACGTGGCCTTCAGGTGCTCCGCGCGATCGTGCAGGACTACGTCGACACGCGCGAACCCGTCGGCAGCAAGGCGATCGTCGATCGGCACGCCTTCGGGGTGTCGGCAGCGACCATCCGCAACGACATGGCCCTGCTCGAGGACGAAGAGCTCATCGTCGCCCCGCACACCTCGTCGGGGCGCGTCCCCACCGACAAGGGATACCGCGTCTTCGTCGATCACCTCGCCGAGCTCCGCCCGCTCTCGGGCGCACAGCGCAGCGCCATCACGTCGTTCCTCGACGAAGCGGGCGACCTCGACGATCTGCTCGCCCGCACCGTCCGCGCGCTCACGCAGCTGACCGGACAGGTCGCGATCGTGCAGTACCCGTCGTTCGCCCGCGCCAACGTCAGTCACGTCGAACTGGTCGCCCTCGGCGGCCCGCGCGTGCTGGTGATCCTGGTGACCGACACGGGCCGGGTCTCGCAGCGCATCGCCCTCGTGCCCGCAGAACCCGGCGAGACCGACATCGTGCAGCTACGCGCTCGCGTCGGGGCGCTGCTCGTCGGGCGCAGCGTCGCCGATAGTTCGCAGCAGGTGCAAGCCGTGCTGGCCGACGGGCCGCGCCCGGGTGTCACGCTGGACGTGCTCGCCGACGCGGTGCTGCGCATCGTGGGGGAGGAGCTCGAGGAGTTCCGTCAGGATCGCCTCGTCATGGCCGGCGCCGCGACCCTCGCCAAGCGCGAGTCCGACTTCCGCGGGAGCATCTACCCGCTGCTGGAGGCGATCGAAGAGCAGGTGACGCTCCTGCGTCTCATGAGCGAGATGGTGGCCGACGAGAAGGGGCTGTCGGCGAGCATCGGTCGTGAGAACGAGCCGTTCGGACTCATCGAGGCCTCGGTGCTCGCCAGCCGGTACGACGGATCCACCGGCGGGGCCCGCGTCGGGCTGCTCGGTCCAACGCGCATGGACTACTCGTCCAACCTCGCGGCGGTCCGTGCCGTCGCGCACTATCTGACCCGGATGCTCGAAGACGACGACGCGTCTCGCTGACGTCGACTCCTTCGAGCACCCCACCCGAGAACGACCCCGCGCAAGCGGACAGGAAGGCGATTGTGGCTGACCACTACGAGGTCCTGGGCGTCGAACGCGATGCCAGCCCCGAAGACATCAAAAAGGCGTACCGCCGACTGGCACGCCAGCTGCACCCCGACGTGAACCCCGGAGAAGACGCCTCCGAGCGCTTCAAGCTGGTCACCCACGCCTACGACGTGCTGAGCGACCCCGAACAGCGCCGCCGGTACGACATGGGCGGCGACCAGAACCCCTTCGGCGGCGGGGGAGCGGCCGGCTTCGGCGGGTTCAGCGACATCTTCGAGACGTTCTTCGGCGGGGGCGGCCAGGGTGGTGGCGGACGGGGTCCGCGTCCGCGGTCGCGTCGCGAGCGGGGACAAGACGCCCTGGTCCGCGTGACCCTCGACCTCGGCGATGTCGTCTTCGGTACCCACCGCGACCTCGAGGTCGACACAGCCGTGCTGTGCGAGACGTGCCAGGGCGCGTGCACGCAGCCCGGGACCAGCGAGGTCACGTGCGACATCTGCCACGGCTCCGGCCACGTGCAGCGCACGGTTCGCAGCCTGCTCGGGAACGTCGTCACCAGTGCCCCCTGCAGCGTCTGCCAGGGTCACGGGACGACCATCCCCTACCCGTGCGGGACGTGCCAGGGTCAGGGCCGCGTTCGTGCGCGCCGCACGGTCTCGGTCGACATCCCCGCCGGCGTCGAGTCGGGCCTGCGTCTGCAGCTGCCCGGGTCGGGCGAGGTCGGTCCCGCCGGCGGCCCCAACGGCGACCTGTACCTCGAGATCACGGTCGAAGCGCACGAGGCCTTCAGTCGCGAGGGAGACGACCTCGTCGCGACCCTCGAGGTGTCGATGCCGGATGCCATTCTCGGCACGAACACGTCTATCGAGTCCCTCGACGGCAGCGTCGACCTCGAAGTGCGCCCGGGCGTCCAGTCGGGCGACGTCTTGACCATCAAGGGCCGCGGGATCACGCCGCTGCGCGGAAGTCAGCGCGGCGACCTGCGCGTCGGAGTGCACGTGGTGACCCCCACGCGTCTGGACCACAGGGAGCGCGCCCTCATCGAGGAGTTCGCCAAGCGCACGAAGGCCCCCAAGCCGCGGCTGGCCGAGCACCAGCAGGGGATGTTCAGCAAGTTCCGCGACCGCTTCCGGCACTGACCGTGGTGCTGCACTTCGTCACCGACGACGCCGGGAACGCCCACGCGAGCGACACCGTCGTGCTGACCGGCACCGAGGCGCACCACGCCGCCGCCGTGCGGCGCGTGCGCGTCGATGAGGGGGTGACACTGGGCGACGGTCGCGGAGCCTGGCTCACGGGTGTCGTGACCGCGGCGTCACCGAAACAGGTCGAGGTACGGGTGACGGGGCGCGAGGTGGTCCCCGGACCCTCGCCGCGCTTCGTGCTCGTCCAGGCTCTGGCCAAGGGCGACCGCGACGAACTCGCCGTTCAGGCGGCGACCGAGCTCGGCGTCGACGCGATCGTGCCCTGGCAGGCCTCGCGCAGCGTCTCGCGCTGGGATACCAAGGCCGACAAGGGCCTCGCCCGCTGGCGAACGATCGTCCGCGAAGCGGCCAAGCAGGCGCACCGGGCCTGGATCCCCGAGGTCGAGGGCGTGGCCCGCACGGCCGACCTCGTGCGTCTCGCCGCGACCTCGCTCGTGCTGGTGCTGGAGCCCTCGGCATCCGACCGTCTCACGTCCGTCGCGACAGAAGCCTCCAACGGGCGCGACGTCGTGCTCGTGGTCGGCCCCGAGGGCGGCATCGCGCCGGAGGAGCTCTCGGCCCTGGCCGATGCCGGCGCCCGACTCGTACGCCTGGGCGACACGGTCCTGCGCACCTCCACCGCGGGGGCCGCGGCCATCTCGGTCCTGTCGGCGGCGCACGGGCGCTGGTGATCTGGGCCTCGCCTCGGCGCAACGGCCCCGCCTCGATGTCGGAGGCCCTCACTAGACTGGATGCCATGAGCGAGCCGTCGATCTTCACGCGCATCCTGCAGGGCGAGATCCCCGCCGAGATCGTCGCCGAGACCGAGAACGCCTTCGCGATCCGCGACATCGCGCCCCAGGCGCCGGTGCACCTGCTGGTGATCCCCAAGACGCAGCAATACCGCAACGTCGTCGAGCTGGCCGCGGGCGACCCCGACCTGCTCACCGAGGTTATCGGCCTCGCGAACTCCGTCGCCGCCGAGCACTCCGACGGCGACTTCCGTCTGATCTTCAACACCGGCGAGGGCGCCGGTCAGACCGTCTTCCATGTGCACGCCCACGTCCTCGCGGGCGGCCTGAACGAAAAGAGCCTGGGTGGCTGATTCCCCCGAAGAAACCGTTTCCGACCGCATCGAGGTCGACGGCGTGGCCATGGTGCAACTGCTCGGCCCGCAGGATCGCCTGCTGCGCGTCGTCGAGAAGGAGCACCCCGACGTCGACGTGCACGTGCGCGGCAACGAGATCACCCTCTCGGGCACGCCCGACGCGGTGCGCGCGGCCCGCGGCCTCGTCGACGAACTGCTCAGCATGACCCGCTCGGGTCACGGACTCGACCCGGCCGACGTGACCAGCTCGAACCGCATGCTGCGCTCCGACGGCGGCCCCCGTCCGTCCGAGGTCATGGGCGAGGCGATCCTGTCGTCGCGCGGCAAGACCATCCGGCCCAAGACCGCTGGTCAGAAGGAGTACGTCGACGCCATCGACGAAAACACGATCGTGTTCGGCATCGGCCCCGCCGGTACCGGCAAGACCTACCTCGCGATGGCGAAGGCCGTGCAGGCGCTGCAGCGCAAAGAGGTCAACCGCATCATCCTCACGCGTCCCGCCGTCGAGGCGGGGGAGCGGCTCGGGTTTCTCCCCGGCACGCTCACTGACAAGATCGACCCGTACCTGCGGCCGCTCTACGACGCGCTCAACGAGATGATGGACCCCGACATCGTCCCCAAGCTCATGGCGACGGGAACGATCGAGGTCGCCCCACTGGCCTACATGCGTGGTCGCACGCTCAACGACTCGTTCGTCGTGCTCGACGAGGCGCAGAACACCACGCCCGAGCAGATGAAGATGTTCCTCACGCGCCTGGGCTTCGGCACGCGCATGGTCGTCACCGGCGACATCACGCAGGTCGACCTTCCGCAGGGCGCCTCGGGACTGCGCCTCGTCACGCGGGTCCTCGACGACATCGACGACATCCACTTCTCGCGCCTGACCAGCGACGACGTCGTTCGACACAACCTCGTCGGCCGCATCGTCGATGCGTACAGCGAATACGACGAGAAGCGCCTGGCCGCTCGACGTGAACGCGACGAGGCCTCCGAATTCGCCACCCGTGCGGAGCGACGCGGCCCCGGTGCCGCCGGTCCCCGCGATCACCTCCCGAGACGAAACCGCTCATGACGATCGAGATCAACAACGAGTCCGACCACCAGATCGACGAGCAGGTCCTGCTGCGTCTGATGGAGTTCAACCTCCAGGAGCTGCACGTCAGTCCCGACGCCGACGTGGCCATCGTGCTCGTCGACGAGGGTGCCATGGAGTCCCTGCACGTGCAGTGGATGGACGAGCCCGGCCCCACCGACGTGCTGAGCTTCCCGATGGACGAGCTGCGTCCGGGCTCCGAAGACGCCCCGACCCCCGCGGGCCTGCTGGGCGACATCGTGCTCTGCCCGGCCGTCGCCGAGACCCAGGCGGTCGCCGCGAAGCACTCGACGCAGGACGAACTGATCCTGCTCACGACGCACGGCCTGCTGCACCTCCTCGGCTTCGACCACGCCGAGCCCGATGAGGAGCGCGAGATGTTCGGTCTGCAGCGCGAGCTCATCGCCGGCTTCCAGGCCGTCGAGCGCCAGCGCCGCGCATGACCGAGGCCCTCCTCCTCGTCGCCGCGTTCCTGCTCGTCGCCTTCGGCGGGCTGATGGCGGCGTTCGAGGCGGCCCTGGGCGTGACCTCGAGAGTCGATCTGATCGAGCTCGGATCGGGCGGCCGTAACGCTCGGGCACTACGCCGCATCGGCGACGACACCAATGCCCACGTCACCGCCGTCTCGTTCATCCGCGTTCTGGCCGAGACGACCGCCGCCGTGCTCGTCGCGGCCGCGTTCATGCTGATCTTCGACAACATCCTGCTCGCCGTTCTGGCCGCGGCGGTGCTGATGACGGGCATCTCGTTCGTCGCCGTCGGGGCGAGCCCGCGCTCAGTCGGACGCCAGCACGCTCGGGGGCTCCTGCGAGGCGGCGCGCCCGTCATCCGGGGGATGCGAATCCTGCTCGGACCCCTCGCACACGGGCTCGTGGCCGTGGGGAACCGCGTCACGCCGGGAGTCGCGCACTCGACGTCGTTCGCGTCGGAAGAGCAGTTGCTCAGCATCATCGACGAAGCGGCTGAGAACGAACTCATCGAAGAGGACGACCGCGAACTCATCCACTCGGTCTTCGACTTCACCGACCGCTATGTGCGCGAGGTCATGGTGCCCCGCACCGACATGGTGAGCGTGGACGCGGCCGCCACCTCGCGCGAGGCCCTGGCCCTCTTCCTCGAGAAGGGCGTCTCGCGCATCCCCCTCGCCGATGACGAAGCCGACGATGTCGTGGGCGTGCTGTACCTGAAGGACCTCGTCCAGTTCGGCTTCCGCGACGAGGCCGGGTGGCGTGATGCTCCGATCCGCCGCATCGCGCGGCCCGCGGTCTTCGTCCCCGAGTCGATGAAGGCCGAGACCCTGCTGCAGCAGATGAAGAAAGACGCCGTGCATGTGTGCCTCGTCGTCGACGAGTACGGCGGCGTCGCGGGTCTCGTGACCCTTGAAGACCTCATCGAGGAGCTCGTGGGCGAGATCGCCGACGAGTACGACGCCCCCTCGACCGAGATCGTGGAGCTACCCGACGGCCGATACCGCGTCAACGCGCGGCTGGGCCTCGACGAGGTCGGCGACCTGTTCGGTCTCGAGCTCGACGACGAAGACGTCGACTCGATCGGCGGGCTTCTGGGCAAGGCGCTCGGCCGTATCCCGCAGCCCGGCGCCACCGCCGAGCACTCCGGCCTCGTGATGACCGGCGGGGCCTCTCGCGGCCGCAACCGCGGAATCGCCACCGTGATCGTGGAGCGGGCTGAGACGATGGACGATGAAGACGCCGAGGCCGACGCCTCGTCGCGTGAGAGGAACGACAGATGACCGACACCCGATCCGGTTTCGTGACCTTCGTGGGCCGGCCGAACGTCGGCAAGTCCACGCTGACCAACGCCCTCGTGGGCGAGAAGGTCGCCATCACGAGCGACAAGCCGCAGACCACCCGCCGCGCGATCCGAGGCATCGTCAACCGTCCGGCCGGCCAGCTCGTAGTGGTCGACACCCCCGGCATCCACCGCCCCCGCACCCTGCTCGGTCAGCGGCTGAACGACCTCGTCGAGCAGGTGCTCGGCGACGTCGACGTGATCGCGTTCTGCGCCCCCGCGACCGAAAAGGTCGGCCCCGGAGACCGCCGCATCGCCGAGTCGCTCTCGGGCTACCCGCGGGCCAAGAAGGTCGCTCTGGTGACCAAGACCGACGCCGCGACGCGGGATCAGATCACCGAGCGCCTCATCGAGGTCGACGCCCTGCGCGAGGACTGGGCCGCGGTGATCCCGCTCTCGGCCGTGACGAACGACCAGCTCGACGTGCTGAGCGACGAGTTGCTGGCGCTCATGCCGGTCGGGCCCGCTCTGTACGACGACGATGTGGTCACCGACGAGGCCCTCGACGACCGCATCGCGGAGATCATCCGCGAGGCCGCCCTCCACGGCGTGCGCGACGAGCTCCCGCACTCGATCGCCGTGACCGTCGACGACGTCGCCAAGCGCGAAGACAGCGATCTCACCGACGTGTGGGCCAACATCGTCGTCGAGCGCGACAGCCAGAAGGCGATCATCATCGGCAAGAAGGGCTCGCGCCTGGCCGACGTCGGCGCACGCGCCCGCGCCGGCATCGAGCCGCTCGTGGGCGGACGCGTCTACCTCTCGCTTCACGTCCGCGTGGCCAAGGAGTGGCAGCGCGACCCGAAGCAGCTCGGCCGCCTGGGCTTCTGACCGACCCGGGCAGCACACCTCACGCCGGGGGCTACGCTCAGCGGCGACGACGCGAAACGAAAGGCGTGACCATGGCGAAGAGGTGGACGGCTCCGGCTCCCGGGCCCATCGATCAGTGGAGCTTCGACGAGGTCGAGGTCGCACCCCCCGGTTCGGGCGAGGTGACGATCCGCGTGCACGCGGCGGGTGTGAACCCGGCCGATGCGAAGCACGTCGCCTCGGCGCGTCCCGGCGCGGAGTTCCCCGTGCCGATCGGCTACGAACTCTCGGGCGAGGTCACGGCCGTCGGTCCCGGTGCCGTCGGCGGCTCGGGCGAGCTGACGGTCGGCGACGAGGTCGTCGCGTTCCGCGTGCAAGGCGCCTACGCGACCAAGATCACGGTTCCGGCCCGCGACGTGTTCGCCAAGCCCGCGACCCTCTCGCACGCCGAGGCGGCGAACCTGCTGCTGGCCGGCACCACCGCGGCCGAGATGATCCAGGTCACCCGCGTGACCGAGGGTGAGACGGTGCTGCTGCACGCGGCGTCCGGCGCAGTGGGCGTGAGCCTGCTCCAGCAGGCGCGCGAGCTCGGCGTCCGCGTGATCGGCACGGTGGGTCCGGATGCCGAGGACTCGGCGGAACGCGTCCGTCGCTACGGCGGTGTCCCGGTGGCCTACGGCGACGGACTGCGCGAGCGCGTCGAAGAGGCGGCCGAGGGCGCCCCGATCGCCGCCGCGTGGGACGCCGTGGGCACCGACGAGGCCATCGACGTCTCTCTCGCCCTCGTGGCGAAGCGCGACCGCATCGTCACGATCGTCGATCCCGAGCGTGCGAAGGCCGACGGGTTCCTCTGGATCGCCGGAGCGCGGCCCGAGAGCGCCCGCTTCCGCGACATCGCGCGTGCGCGGGTGCTGGAGCTCGCGGCGTCCGGAGTTCTCAAGGTTCCCGTCGCGCGCACCTACCCGCTCGCCGAGGCGATCGACGCGGTGCGCTTCGTCATGGACGGCCACCCCGGCGGCAAGGTCGCCCTGCTGCCGTGAGCGCGTCGCCGTTCGTCCTGCCGCCCGCGCCGGACGCCCTCGAGGTGACCCGCGAGCGCGTACGTTTGCGCCCGTTCGAAGAGCGCGACCTCGAGGCCATGGCCGCGTACCGCGGTGACGCCGAGGTGTGCCGCTTCCTCCCGTTCGAGCCCCAGTCGCCGGACGACATCCGGGGCCGCATCGGCCACCTGTTCGGCAGCACGACCCTCGAGGGCGAGCGTGGCGGCGTCGTCCTCGTCATCGAGAGGGACGGCACCGTCATCGGCGACCTCGTGCTCTTCCACCTCGACGCCGACGCCGGATCGGCCGAGATCGGGTGGGTCTTGAGCCCCGCGGCATCCGGTCGAGGCCTGGCCACCGAAGCGGTGCGCGCCCTGATCGACACCGCATTCGACGTGTACGGGTTGCGTCGGCTGACGGCACAGATCGACGCCGACAACGTCCGCTCGGCGGCCCTCGCCGAACGGCTCGGTATGCGACGCGAAGCGCACTTCGTCGAGAACGAGTGGTTCAAGGGCCGCTGGAGCGACCTGCTCGTCTACGCCGTGCTCGACCACGAGTGGGCGGCCGCCCGACGGAGCGCCTCGTGAGGGACTGCTACGATCGCTGCATGCGCTTCGGTGGCCAGCTTCTTCTTGGTTGCCGCGACGAGTCCTCGATCTAAGGGCCTTCCTCGTCGCGGAGATCGTCGTCGGCCCCACCGAACGAATCTAAAGAAGCGACACATCATGAAGAACACCCAGAAGCCCACCTCCGCTCCGGTGCACAAGTACCGTCCGTTCCACGAGCAGATCCGGGTCGACCTGCCCGATCGCACGTGGCCCTCCAAGCGCATCGAGGTCGCACCCCGCTGGTGCGCCGTCGACCTGCGCGACGGCAATCAGGCGCTGATCGACCCGATGAGCCCCGAGCGCAAGCGCGTCATGTTCGACCTGCTCGTGAAGATGGGCTACAAGGAGATCGAGGTCGGGTTCCCGAGCGCGAGCCAGACCGACTTCGACTTCGTCCGTCAGCTCATCGACGAGAACCTGATCCCCGACGACGTCACCATCCAGGTGCTCACCCAGGCGCGCGAGCACCTGATCGCCCGCACCTACGAGGCGATCGCCGGCGCCAAGCAGGCCATCGTGCACCTGTACAACTCCACGAGCGTGCTGCAGCGCGAGGTCGTGTTCCGCACCGACGAGCAGGGCATCGTCGACATCGCGCTCGAGGGCGCGCGCCTGTGCAAGAAGTACGAGGCGACGATTCCCCAGACCGAGGTCTACTACGAGTACTCGCCCGAGAGCTACACCGGCACCGAGCTCGAGTTCGCCCTGCGCATCTGCAACGAGGTGCTCGAGGTCTTCGAGCCGACCGCCGAGCGCAAGGTCATCCTCAACCTGCCCGCCACGGTCGAGATGGCCACCCCCAACGTCTACGCCGACTCGATCGAGTGGATGTCGCGCCACCTGAACCACCGCGAGAACGTCATCCTGTCGCTGCACCCGCACAACGACCGCGGCACCGCCGTGGCCGCCGCGGAGCTCGGCTACATGGCCGGTGCCGACCGCATCGAGGGCTGCCTGTTCGGCAACGGTGAGCGCACCGGCAACGTCGACCTGGTCGCCCTCGGCGTCAACCTGCTGACGCAGGGCATCGACCCGCAGATCGACTTCAGCGACATCGACCAGGTCAAGCGCACCGTCGAGTACTGCAACCAGCTGCCCGTTCCCGAGCGCAGCCCCTGGGCCGGCGACCTCGTCTTCACCGCGTTCAGCGGCTCGCACCAGGACGCCATCAAGAAGGGCTTCGAGGCGATGGCGGCCCGCGCGGACGCCGAGGGGAAGACGGTCGACGAGATCGAGTGGGCCGTTCCCTACCTGCCCATCGATCCGAAGGATTTGGGCCGGTCGTACGAGGCGGTCATCCGCGTCAACTCGCAGTCGGGCAAGGGCGGCGTCGCGTACCTGCTGAAGGCCGACCACGCGATCGACCTGCCCCGCAAGCTCCAAATCGAGTTCTCGGGCGTCGTGCAGGCGCGCACCGACGCCGAGGGCGGCGAGGTCTCGAGCGCACAGATCTGGGACATCTTCAACGACGAGTACCTGCCCTCGACCGTCGACGACCAGCGCTGGGGCCGCTTCGAGCTGCTGTCGACGCGCTCGTCGAGCGACATGTCGGGCGACGTGCACCTCGACGTCTCGCTGCGCGACGGCGACACCACGCACCCGGCCTCGGCCGTGGGCAACGGTCCCGTCGCAGCCTTCCTCGAGA from Microbacterium testaceum includes these protein-coding regions:
- the dnaJ gene encoding molecular chaperone DnaJ, whose product is MADHYEVLGVERDASPEDIKKAYRRLARQLHPDVNPGEDASERFKLVTHAYDVLSDPEQRRRYDMGGDQNPFGGGGAAGFGGFSDIFETFFGGGGQGGGGRGPRPRSRRERGQDALVRVTLDLGDVVFGTHRDLEVDTAVLCETCQGACTQPGTSEVTCDICHGSGHVQRTVRSLLGNVVTSAPCSVCQGHGTTIPYPCGTCQGQGRVRARRTVSVDIPAGVESGLRLQLPGSGEVGPAGGPNGDLYLEITVEAHEAFSREGDDLVATLEVSMPDAILGTNTSIESLDGSVDLEVRPGVQSGDVLTIKGRGITPLRGSQRGDLRVGVHVVTPTRLDHRERALIEEFAKRTKAPKPRLAEHQQGMFSKFRDRFRH
- a CDS encoding quinone oxidoreductase family protein; this encodes MAKRWTAPAPGPIDQWSFDEVEVAPPGSGEVTIRVHAAGVNPADAKHVASARPGAEFPVPIGYELSGEVTAVGPGAVGGSGELTVGDEVVAFRVQGAYATKITVPARDVFAKPATLSHAEAANLLLAGTTAAEMIQVTRVTEGETVLLHAASGAVGVSLLQQARELGVRVIGTVGPDAEDSAERVRRYGGVPVAYGDGLRERVEEAAEGAPIAAAWDAVGTDEAIDVSLALVAKRDRIVTIVDPERAKADGFLWIAGARPESARFRDIARARVLELAASGVLKVPVARTYPLAEAIDAVRFVMDGHPGGKVALLP
- a CDS encoding 16S rRNA (uracil(1498)-N(3))-methyltransferase, with amino-acid sequence MVLHFVTDDAGNAHASDTVVLTGTEAHHAAAVRRVRVDEGVTLGDGRGAWLTGVVTAASPKQVEVRVTGREVVPGPSPRFVLVQALAKGDRDELAVQAATELGVDAIVPWQASRSVSRWDTKADKGLARWRTIVREAAKQAHRAWIPEVEGVARTADLVRLAATSLVLVLEPSASDRLTSVATEASNGRDVVLVVGPEGGIAPEELSALADAGARLVRLGDTVLRTSTAGAAAISVLSAAHGRW
- a CDS encoding HIT domain-containing protein; translated protein: MSEPSIFTRILQGEIPAEIVAETENAFAIRDIAPQAPVHLLVIPKTQQYRNVVELAAGDPDLLTEVIGLANSVAAEHSDGDFRLIFNTGEGAGQTVFHVHAHVLAGGLNEKSLGG
- the era gene encoding GTPase Era, producing the protein MTDTRSGFVTFVGRPNVGKSTLTNALVGEKVAITSDKPQTTRRAIRGIVNRPAGQLVVVDTPGIHRPRTLLGQRLNDLVEQVLGDVDVIAFCAPATEKVGPGDRRIAESLSGYPRAKKVALVTKTDAATRDQITERLIEVDALREDWAAVIPLSAVTNDQLDVLSDELLALMPVGPALYDDDVVTDEALDDRIAEIIREAALHGVRDELPHSIAVTVDDVAKREDSDLTDVWANIVVERDSQKAIIIGKKGSRLADVGARARAGIEPLVGGRVYLSLHVRVAKEWQRDPKQLGRLGF
- the ybeY gene encoding rRNA maturation RNase YbeY, translating into MTIEINNESDHQIDEQVLLRLMEFNLQELHVSPDADVAIVLVDEGAMESLHVQWMDEPGPTDVLSFPMDELRPGSEDAPTPAGLLGDIVLCPAVAETQAVAAKHSTQDELILLTTHGLLHLLGFDHAEPDEEREMFGLQRELIAGFQAVERQRRA
- a CDS encoding GNAT family N-acetyltransferase yields the protein MSASPFVLPPAPDALEVTRERVRLRPFEERDLEAMAAYRGDAEVCRFLPFEPQSPDDIRGRIGHLFGSTTLEGERGGVVLVIERDGTVIGDLVLFHLDADAGSAEIGWVLSPAASGRGLATEAVRALIDTAFDVYGLRRLTAQIDADNVRSAALAERLGMRREAHFVENEWFKGRWSDLLVYAVLDHEWAAARRSAS
- the leuA gene encoding 2-isopropylmalate synthase; the protein is MKNTQKPTSAPVHKYRPFHEQIRVDLPDRTWPSKRIEVAPRWCAVDLRDGNQALIDPMSPERKRVMFDLLVKMGYKEIEVGFPSASQTDFDFVRQLIDENLIPDDVTIQVLTQAREHLIARTYEAIAGAKQAIVHLYNSTSVLQREVVFRTDEQGIVDIALEGARLCKKYEATIPQTEVYYEYSPESYTGTELEFALRICNEVLEVFEPTAERKVILNLPATVEMATPNVYADSIEWMSRHLNHRENVILSLHPHNDRGTAVAAAELGYMAGADRIEGCLFGNGERTGNVDLVALGVNLLTQGIDPQIDFSDIDQVKRTVEYCNQLPVPERSPWAGDLVFTAFSGSHQDAIKKGFEAMAARADAEGKTVDEIEWAVPYLPIDPKDLGRSYEAVIRVNSQSGKGGVAYLLKADHAIDLPRKLQIEFSGVVQARTDAEGGEVSSAQIWDIFNDEYLPSTVDDQRWGRFELLSTRSSSDMSGDVHLDVSLRDGDTTHPASAVGNGPVAAFLEIVRAQGFDVTLYDYVEHALSSGGDAQAAAYVELQVDDQRLWGVGIDGDISTASLKAIVSGVNRAIRTRQDSGALAGV
- a CDS encoding PhoH family protein, with translation MVQLLGPQDRLLRVVEKEHPDVDVHVRGNEITLSGTPDAVRAARGLVDELLSMTRSGHGLDPADVTSSNRMLRSDGGPRPSEVMGEAILSSRGKTIRPKTAGQKEYVDAIDENTIVFGIGPAGTGKTYLAMAKAVQALQRKEVNRIILTRPAVEAGERLGFLPGTLTDKIDPYLRPLYDALNEMMDPDIVPKLMATGTIEVAPLAYMRGRTLNDSFVVLDEAQNTTPEQMKMFLTRLGFGTRMVVTGDITQVDLPQGASGLRLVTRVLDDIDDIHFSRLTSDDVVRHNLVGRIVDAYSEYDEKRLAARRERDEASEFATRAERRGPGAAGPRDHLPRRNRS
- the hrcA gene encoding heat-inducible transcriptional repressor HrcA, translated to MVSERGLQVLRAIVQDYVDTREPVGSKAIVDRHAFGVSAATIRNDMALLEDEELIVAPHTSSGRVPTDKGYRVFVDHLAELRPLSGAQRSAITSFLDEAGDLDDLLARTVRALTQLTGQVAIVQYPSFARANVSHVELVALGGPRVLVILVTDTGRVSQRIALVPAEPGETDIVQLRARVGALLVGRSVADSSQQVQAVLADGPRPGVTLDVLADAVLRIVGEELEEFRQDRLVMAGAATLAKRESDFRGSIYPLLEAIEEQVTLLRLMSEMVADEKGLSASIGRENEPFGLIEASVLASRYDGSTGGARVGLLGPTRMDYSSNLAAVRAVAHYLTRMLEDDDASR
- a CDS encoding hemolysin family protein, whose product is MTEALLLVAAFLLVAFGGLMAAFEAALGVTSRVDLIELGSGGRNARALRRIGDDTNAHVTAVSFIRVLAETTAAVLVAAAFMLIFDNILLAVLAAAVLMTGISFVAVGASPRSVGRQHARGLLRGGAPVIRGMRILLGPLAHGLVAVGNRVTPGVAHSTSFASEEQLLSIIDEAAENELIEEDDRELIHSVFDFTDRYVREVMVPRTDMVSVDAAATSREALALFLEKGVSRIPLADDEADDVVGVLYLKDLVQFGFRDEAGWRDAPIRRIARPAVFVPESMKAETLLQQMKKDAVHVCLVVDEYGGVAGLVTLEDLIEELVGEIADEYDAPSTEIVELPDGRYRVNARLGLDEVGDLFGLELDDEDVDSIGGLLGKALGRIPQPGATAEHSGLVMTGGASRGRNRGIATVIVERAETMDDEDAEADASSRERNDR